One part of the Tunicatimonas pelagia genome encodes these proteins:
- a CDS encoding S1 family peptidase, whose translation MRSIIWSLALAMLLSGCHSCSRSARKLDAQRTSLQRMASTDVAPDTVATYSPPISSTERKKKSLTDIVEIAEPSVFVVYTYNRSGKRIGQGTGFFIEKNGIAVSNHHVFEKGESWKIKTFAGNEFGVKRIVKQSEKYDYVIFQVEETEKIQPLPLSASLPRKGEDIFVLGNPKGLESTVSRGIVSSIRKYKGQRDALIQMDAAISPGSSGSPVMNSKGEVVGIATMQVKQCENCNFAFNIALLQDDTSL comes from the coding sequence ATGAGAAGTATTATTTGGTCCCTCGCTCTTGCCATGCTGCTCTCAGGTTGTCATAGTTGTTCTCGTTCGGCCCGAAAGCTTGACGCACAACGTACCTCTTTGCAAAGAATGGCCTCTACCGATGTAGCTCCTGATACAGTAGCTACCTACAGCCCTCCTATTTCGTCCACCGAAAGAAAGAAAAAATCCCTGACTGATATTGTAGAAATTGCCGAACCCAGCGTGTTTGTGGTTTATACCTATAACCGAAGTGGTAAACGCATTGGTCAGGGAACCGGGTTCTTTATTGAGAAAAACGGCATTGCCGTCAGTAACCATCACGTATTTGAAAAAGGCGAAAGCTGGAAGATTAAGACTTTCGCCGGGAACGAATTTGGGGTGAAGCGCATCGTTAAACAAAGCGAAAAGTACGACTACGTTATTTTTCAGGTGGAAGAAACTGAGAAGATACAACCACTTCCTTTATCGGCATCGTTACCTCGCAAGGGGGAAGATATTTTTGTGTTAGGCAATCCTAAAGGACTGGAAAGCACCGTTTCCCGAGGTATTGTTTCTTCTATCCGTAAGTACAAAGGCCAGCGCGATGCGCTCATTCAAATGGATGCCGCTATCTCCCCGGGTAGCAGTGGCAGCCCCGTTATGAACAGCAAAGGTGAAGTGGTAGGCATCGCTACCATGCAGGTAAAGCAGTGTGAGAACTGTAACTTCGCTTTTAATATAGCTTTGCTGCAAGATGACACTTCATTGTAG
- a CDS encoding alcohol dehydrogenase catalytic domain-containing protein, whose amino-acid sequence MQQLTFLGKNSVAWQEVREPVLQSEQEAIVRPFAAARCDGDSFFLFHDYRKVMPLGVNLNYLDPKVLDVFGNPPLQPPFGVGHEAIGEVTEIGSAVKNVRRGDVVVVPWAISCGHCNPCRRQLPANCSRTDKKTLVSAYGFGAGMGDFGGMVSDKIRVPFADAMLVKIPEGVNPIHCASLSDNISDAYRSVGPQLDKFPEAPVLVFGGNAKSIGLYAAALAVAKGSTQVDYVDDNLERLTIAARVGANPIELRKKQKVSTLSGVLIKEGYPIVVDASGSVTKLAFGIQNLAPGGTATGVAFYVKKRNSLPLWEMYLRSATLHVGISHSRRDIPDVFPLIKSGKFKPEKITTMLADWSDAPEAYLELSTKLIIHRQPLNNSN is encoded by the coding sequence ATGCAACAACTTACATTTTTAGGGAAAAATAGTGTGGCTTGGCAAGAAGTGCGGGAGCCTGTATTACAAAGCGAGCAAGAAGCGATTGTGCGTCCGTTTGCTGCTGCCCGTTGTGATGGGGACAGCTTTTTCCTCTTCCACGATTATCGTAAAGTAATGCCATTAGGAGTGAATCTGAATTATTTAGACCCCAAAGTGCTAGATGTATTTGGAAACCCTCCGCTACAGCCTCCGTTCGGCGTAGGGCACGAAGCTATTGGCGAGGTAACCGAAATAGGTTCGGCTGTCAAAAATGTGAGACGAGGCGATGTGGTAGTGGTGCCTTGGGCAATTTCCTGCGGTCATTGTAATCCTTGCCGAAGGCAATTACCCGCTAATTGTAGCAGAACTGATAAAAAAACGCTTGTTTCTGCCTACGGCTTTGGTGCGGGAATGGGCGATTTTGGAGGCATGGTCAGTGATAAAATTCGGGTTCCTTTTGCCGACGCTATGCTGGTGAAAATACCGGAAGGCGTTAACCCAATTCACTGCGCTTCCTTAAGCGACAATATTAGCGATGCGTACCGATCAGTAGGCCCACAGTTAGATAAATTTCCGGAGGCTCCCGTGCTTGTTTTTGGTGGAAATGCCAAGAGTATTGGGCTGTACGCCGCCGCACTGGCAGTAGCCAAAGGAAGCACTCAGGTAGACTATGTAGATGATAACCTAGAGCGATTGACAATTGCCGCCCGAGTAGGGGCTAATCCGATTGAACTAAGAAAAAAACAAAAGGTAAGTACACTCAGTGGCGTGTTAATAAAAGAAGGTTATCCAATTGTGGTAGATGCCAGTGGCTCCGTTACAAAATTAGCGTTTGGTATTCAAAACTTAGCTCCGGGGGGTACGGCTACCGGAGTAGCGTTTTACGTAAAGAAGAGAAATTCACTACCTTTGTGGGAGATGTACCTGAGGAGTGCTACCCTGCATGTTGGTATCTCGCATTCGCGCCGGGATATTCCCGATGTGTTTCCCTTAATCAAGAGCGGTAAATTTAAGCCGGAAAAAATCACCACTATGCTGGCAGATTGGTCGGATGCCCCGGAAGCTTATTTGGAACTATCTACCAAATTGATTATTCATCGCCAGCCACTTAATAATTCCAATTAA
- a CDS encoding RES family NAD+ phosphorylase: MLKVYRITKAKHGRDLSGTGAYIYGGRWNTPAIHMLYTANSVALATLESLAHLRRGITAQKFALVELGLPNQEYPSVEGFMELPPDWTIPPPYAEGTRSVGKSAWFQEYLAIRVPSVIMQKDENYLLNPLHPDMQEVEILSVGDYNFDRRLLS; encoded by the coding sequence ATGCTCAAAGTCTACCGAATTACTAAAGCCAAACACGGTCGTGACCTATCGGGTACGGGGGCGTATATTTATGGTGGGCGATGGAATACCCCAGCGATACATATGTTGTACACTGCTAATAGCGTGGCACTGGCTACTTTAGAGAGCCTAGCTCACTTGCGCCGAGGAATTACCGCTCAAAAGTTTGCGTTGGTTGAGCTAGGTTTACCCAATCAGGAGTATCCGTCAGTAGAAGGTTTTATGGAACTTCCGCCTGACTGGACAATACCTCCACCTTACGCAGAAGGGACTCGATCAGTAGGAAAGTCCGCTTGGTTTCAAGAATATTTAGCCATTCGGGTGCCGTCAGTTATCATGCAAAAGGACGAAAACTATTTGCTTAATCCGCTTCATCCGGATATGCAAGAAGTTGAAATTCTTTCGGTAGGAGACTACAATTTTGATCGACGATTACTATCATAA
- the parS gene encoding type II RES/Xre toxin-antitoxin system antitoxin: MYTVDITSVMPLLGFSQSSYSSMRSQQTHYLDPHMQMVEQGLTKAALLSLKEAVGLNWQQLAEILHVTARTLQRYQTNQVFPSALTERLLRLADVYAKGYEVFEDRAMFQQWMQEPVPALGNVVPLSLLHSIYGTDKIMQELGRIEHGILA; this comes from the coding sequence ATGTATACCGTCGATATTACCTCAGTGATGCCATTGTTAGGTTTTTCTCAGTCTTCTTATAGCTCAATGAGAAGTCAACAGACTCACTACTTAGATCCGCATATGCAGATGGTAGAACAAGGGCTAACGAAGGCTGCACTGCTATCGCTGAAAGAAGCAGTGGGGCTGAACTGGCAGCAGTTGGCTGAGATTCTGCACGTAACAGCGCGAACGCTACAGCGGTATCAAACCAATCAGGTCTTTCCTTCAGCACTTACGGAGCGGCTGTTGCGCTTGGCTGATGTATACGCCAAAGGTTACGAAGTATTTGAGGATAGAGCTATGTTTCAACAGTGGATGCAGGAACCGGTTCCGGCACTCGGTAATGTAGTTCCTTTATCACTACTGCATAGTATTTACGGTACTGATAAGATCATGCAAGAACTAGGTCGGATAGAGCACGGAATATTAGCTTAA